The genomic stretch tgctcGGCATTTCGGAGGGAATGTTAATTAGCGTACGTTAGAATACAGTTAGCGCATATTAGCTTAGGGCATCTGTTGGCAGCTTAACAACAATGTTAGCAGCGTTGCACttcaaaaaagaaagacaaattaaatactgcaaaaataataaagcctTCTTGTCAATTCATTAACTTTACAAGCCCCCGTGTGGGTTAAAACATGTTCAGGAAAAATGTTTGCTCGTTTTCTTGGTGGCAAACtgtttatacatattttttatgcTTTCCTCCCAGTTTTAAAATCCCTTTGACATAAAGGGTCGGCCAAGATGACAAACTTGGGTGTTAAGGCACTCCTCAGCTGGGTAAGTTCAAACTACTGTTAGTTATACTTTGAAGTACACAATCATTCAGGtgtcagttttaatttttttttttttttactcattttattaaaaaaaatattattttacaggTCAATAGTATCAAGCTGTCAAACAGAGTGGAACGGATTGATGATTTACAGGATGGGGCGGTCCTGGTGGAACTGATTTCTGTGCTGTAAGTGGGAGTGTTGCCATGCAGGGTTAGTTTGTGTAAACAATAATGAGGATCACCATGTTTTTCAAAGCTGTTTAGGTAAAATGGGGACAGAATCATGTGTTAGTGGATTTAGGGAGTTTTGCCTTTTCAGTTGGCTAAAGGATAAacagttttttatatatatataaatagttttAAGCGACTTCATACTTGTATGAAATCGTTTACTTCTTAATTTGCTACATTACAGCTTTACTTTAAAGTGTAACGTGTAATCTCAATCTCCAATGTAAACATTTTagacattcaattcaattttatttatatagcaccaattcacaacaagtcatctcgaggcactttacaaagtcaaattcaatcaaatcatacagttttgtcaaaaagtttcctatcaggaaacccagcagattgcagcATTCaatcctgaaagagcgtagagccacaatgGACAGTCCTCTGCATTGtggatggctttgcagcaatccctcatgctgagcatgcatgaagtgacagtggagaggaaaagtcccctttaacaggaaggaaaacctctgacagtatttgtttaaaatgtattatcacaaaaaacaaaacatactgCAATGTCtagtttttttgtattgtgATTACCAGTGTATAATTATTAGGTATATATTAAATTTCAATACAGGTAATTATACTTGCACTTATACTAAGGTGTCATATCTAAAGTCTGCCATATACAACTGTATCttttttatagtgtatttttctttaaagaataTTCATTTGTTGCATTAAGGtaacttattttttatatttcttggattcattttttaaagctgtataaataaaaagttatgtTATTGTCTAGTGTTTACATTACATACAGATCTTCTAAGTCACTTGTAACGCAGTAGAAATTGGAGAGaaatggtaaatgatcagctttttAGGAAAAGGGTCTCAAGCATTTAATTTTGTGtccaaacaggaaaaaggaacCAGTCCCCAGTTTAAGTAGTTCTTCTGAGGATTGGTTTGGTCTCATTGAAGAGTTCCTTGCAAGTAAGCtggctttttttctcctttttatgcTATCCATGTTTTGCCAACTCTCTATCAAGCTATTCTATTACTTATCCAAGATGCAATTAAGCTCTTCACAGTTCTGCTAGTGACCTAATTGGATTTGAGTGTGCTGCAGAAGAGGCTAAAGTATCCTGGACACATGCCCAGAGGACTTGGGTATTAGACTTCTGTCCTGCAGTTTAGTGCAGTGGTCCCAAGCCCTGGTTCTCAGGGCTCACTGTCCTGCATACTTGAAATGCTTATAGTTTTGAAACTAAGGGGAAACAACACTTCACACGTATTGTTTTGAAACTTCAGATGACGAGATATGAGAATCATGTCTGGAAAGCAACTTCCAACTTATCAGAGCAGATAGTCAACCAACTTTCATACAAATACCAGCGTCTTATACGTGTTACTCTATTACTCTATAAGGAACTGTGTGGCAATTGTAAATATTCTTCTTAATTAATGCGTAAAGTATGGTAATTAAATTTGAAGAACAAGTTTTAACCTATATTTTGCTTACTTTTGTATCAAATTTACAATAAATATTCATAACTTAACTGTAATAATATGTAATTGAATTTGCAACAGTGGGAACGATAGTTGCTTTTCTGATTGGAAAAagtctgattatttttgctgtaGCTGTAATAATTGTGACtttattgttaaaaacaatCTTTTCATGCCCAGGTACCACTATTTCCATATAAATGAAGGTGGCTTTGAGCACCGTTGTCTCATAGGAAGTAACTCTCTGTCTCTTTATCTTCATTAGGGGAGTGCAGGTTTAACCCAACTAAGGGCACCCCTATTTCCTGGGACAGCATTCGGAGGGGAAACAACCTAACAGTGGAAATTGCAAAGGttaaaatcaagataaaaagtgaataaatatatgatacaaacacaaattaaagCTAATTCTAATTAGACTTTGCATTATTCCCAGGTGCTTGTGCTGCTTGTTTATTATGACATGATGAATGAGCGTTGCACTCTCAACACACTGGATTGTGAAGCAGAGGTAAGCAGACCTATGTTATTGTATATAATGCCAAATCATTTGTATTTTGAGTGTTTAGTGCAGTGCTTCTAAATTCATCTAACGTAAATGGATTTGTTACTGGAATTTAATGACCTTATAATGTTTCCCCTCTGTTAGCACGAGCTTGCCAAGCTGACCCTTTCTTTTGTGATGGAGAGTGAGGGCTGTGTTTATCTGAACAAAAGACTTGAGCCATACTTGGCAAAGAAATGTAAGTTTTTGGCAATAAATATCATGGGAAGAGCAGATAGTGTCTCggatacatttaattaaaaatactaCCGTGTCTGGTTTGGATTGAAATGCAAACTGTATGTTTAGATTTGTCAGTGTCCCGAGAAGTCTTTGACCAGACAGCAACCACCTCCACCTCCAGTGTGTCCTCCCCCTCCACTCACTCAGATGATGATTCTCCAGTCTTCCTGCGCACACAAAAAGTCTCTTTTGTTGATCTGGAAACAGTGGCTTCCTCCTCTGTCAGGTATCGATGTGAATTTCCAATTAATCCAGCTTGAGTTTTAGTATGGCCCTCTATATGATATAATGTAACCCAATATAAACTCGGAAACATTTCAGATGTAAGAATCCTATTCTTCAACTtgcttaactttttatttccacagCAAGTCTCCTTTGGTGGAGGTTATGAATACGCCTAAATTTCAGATGAGAAAAATGCAAAGGCAGATTTTGAAGGAGAGAGAATACAGAGATGGTTTGGAAAAAGAGCTAGCCAACACGCTCACACTCATGGCCCAGAAAGGTAGTATAAAAAacgtatatatacatatacataagataacaactaataaaatgtactatatacattttattagttgttatcttAATCAACCCCATTTTTGCTAAGTGCgttgttttgctattttttccccccagaatcACATATCAGTCAATTGCAGTACCGCCTAGATAAGCTGAAAACTGCGCAAGGCGATCAGGAGGAGACCATCACCGAACAAATCCGTGAGCTTGAGGCCAAAAACGACTCGTACGTATTTGAAAATGATCTAAACCGATTGCTAAACACATCTAATGCTTTTATTAAGATCCTTAGTAAGATCTTTGTTTCCCTAGGTTGCAAATGCGCCTGAATGAGCTgctaaaggaaaataaagatttgaAGAATACCTCAGTGGACATGGAGCGGAAAGTGGATGAACTTACAGGAGAAAATGGGGAACTCACCTTTCAGGTAATAAGTTATTAATAGTATCTACTAACTTTCTGTTACATTCAGCAACACTAAACATTTTCCCCGTTTGTTTGCAAGTGTAGCATTAATTGTAAATGTGGTTACATAAGATAAGTCGGTATATGTAGGGTTGGTCTCTTGTTTTATCCCCTTTTGACAAGTGAAAAGCCAAAAGTTAAAGGCCTAATTTTAATGCTGTATTTAAATACTATTGTCAGATGAGAGCAGTGTGTTCCAAGCTGGCGATCTTTGAAGCAGAAAATGGCCAATTGACACAAGCTCAAGCATCTGCTGAGGAGGAGTGGAGGAACAAAACGAGCCATTTGCAGTCTGAACTCAACCAAGCAACCACGCAAAAGGTGGGCTGTGGTTTTACAATAAAACTGTGCAGCACTGGTGCCATTTTActgttactattttttttttaattctggttCCCTGTTTTTCAGGAACTCCTGTCTGAACAAATTCAGATCCTCCATGGAAAGATTTCCTGCTTGGAGGAAGAATTAAGGAAAGCCACCAAAGAGGAATTCGGAGAAAACATGGGTCCTGTAATGGAGGTAAGCCGGGTTTCATATggaaaaattagcttttttatttatgtattttccaggtctgggaaaaacatggaaaaataaaataacatggaaATATGTGTACTCCACACATTGTTTCCTCTATTGTCTAAATGTTGTACTCAATCTTTTCTTCTGTGTCCGTCCTTCCTGCTTCCTAATGTAACTTTGCACTTTCCtccctgattttctttttttttctttactgtatTCCTTGtgcctttctttttgtttattctttcaATCTTTCTGCATCttgctttgctttctttcttctgtCCTTGCTTCCTCCCGTGTCATTCCTTGTTTCCTTcaagcctttttttctctctccaatGACCACATTTGAAGGCTCTTCGCCATAAAAAAGCTCAATTCATAGTGAACTTCTGTATTTTCGATATTGAAATGAAGATAAACGGTAGTCTGCAAAATTGAGTTCGAAAAAGTTGGACTTTTTTAGTTACTGTAAATGTGTCGGGGGAATCTGAGGAACGCCTATAATGTTTTAAAGTTAGTAACAGGTTATCAAATGGCTATAGaaagtttattttcttaaacatttgTTCCATGATAAAAAATGCTTATTAGGTATCTCTTCTTAAATCTCCAGAGAGAAATGTTGGAGACTGAGATTGAAAGTCTGAGGGATGAGCTGCAGAGCACAATTTGCTCCCTGAAACAGGCAGAAGAGCAGATCCAAACCCTAACTCACAAGTTGGCCGAATGTGAGGAAGAAATAGCGCAATATAAAGAGTTACTTAAGCAGCAGAAATCCCAAACTGAAGAAGTGATTCAAGCCAAGGATGAACTTCTGGATAAGATGCGTAGAGATCTGGAGGAACAGAGGAGGGTTCTTGAACAAGAAATTTGTGATCTCAAACTTCAACGTGAGCAAATTGAGCACCTGAAGACTGAGGAGGTGACCAGACTACAGCAGCACATCACAGCTTGTGAACAGGAATTGATAACACTAAAAGACATCAAGAAAGAAAACGATGATCTTCTACATCAGGCAGATGTCAAGGTGAAGGACCTTGAGATGAAGCTTGTGGCTGCTACCGCTCTGTTAGCTGATAAAGACCAACACATTTCCAAGCTCCAAGAAGAGGTCGATTTGTTTGCAGAACAAAGAAAATCAAGCAAAGATGAAATTCAGGCAAAACAAGACGCACTTGATAGATTATTAGAGGAGAAATTACACGAAGAAGAACTTCTTAACAATAAAATCCAAACCTTAACAGTGTCTATGGAGGACCTTAACGCGTCTCTGAAACGGGCTGAGCAGGAAACGCAACTTAAGCAGGATCTGCTGGCTAAAACCCAGCAAGAGACCGCTCAAGAAAGGAATATACTTCAGCAACAAATTTTAAGCTGTCAGGAGGATGTGCAGAGGCTACAAGGAGAGATTTTGGAAAGAAATGAGCAGCTGGTTTTGGTCAACAATGCCAACACGCAACATTCAGAATCTCTTCAGCAAGAGATCAGCAGCCTAAAAGTTCAAATAGAAAGTCTTAATGACGCTTTGAGAAAAGCGGAGGAACAAGTTCTGACCCAGCAGGGTTTGCTTACAAAGCTGCAGGAAGAAAGCCGTCACCGGGCAGAGCTTCTGCAGCAACAGCTGTCTGCTTCTGAAGAGGAGGTAAAGGCCTTAAAGGAGTCAATCCAGGCGAAGGAAGATCAGATGCTGCTCATGAAAACCGAGAGTTCAGAGGAGTCTAACCGTCTGCACCAAGAGGTAACAGACTTGAAGACTCGTGTTGAGTGTCTTAATTCCTCATTGAAGACAGCTGAAGAGAACTTCCAGTCTAAGGAAAACCAGTTTGCTGAACAGCACCAACAAAGCATTCATCAAATAGAAACCCTTCAAAGGCAGGTGGTTGCTTCTCAAGATGAGATAAAGAAGCTAGAAGCAGAGATTGATGCTAGAGAGGAGCAGATGGTTCAGCTGAAGACTGAGACCTCTACTAAATCTGTGTTACTGCAGCAGGAGATCCAAGCTCTAAATGAGCAGATAAAAAGCATCTCTGCTTCTCTGGAGACTGCTGAGAACCAAATTAAAGCCAGAGAAGAACTCTTGACCAAGCAAGAACAGGAAAGTGCTCAGCAGATCGAAGAACTAAGGAACCACAGAACCGTTCTTGAGGATGATCTGAATCAACTAAAGCAAGACATTAAATCTAAAGAGGACGAAGTCCAAACATTGAAAGCTGATCACTGCAAAGAGTCAGGGACTCTGAAAGATGAGATGCATACTCTAAAGAATCAAGTTCAATGTTTGAGCGACTCCCTGAAGTCTGCAACAGACCAAATGCTGGCTAAAGAAAACCTGCTGGCTCAGAAAGAGATGGAGATTTCTCAGGAGAAAGATTCACTTCAGAACATGAGGGCAGCTTTTGAAGAAGAAACAACAAGATTGAGGGAGGAGATCCAGGCTAAAGAGGAACAGATGAGTTTCTTAAAACATCAAAGTTCAGAGCAAACTGATTTATTCCATAATGAGATTAAAGATTTAAAGTCTCAGGTTGAATGTCTTAGTACCTCACTGAGGGCAGCTGAGGAGAAATTACAGTTCAAGGAAAATCAGTTTGTAGAGCAGCAACAACAGAGCATTCAGCAAATGGAGGCTGTCCGCATGCAGATGGCTGCGTCTGAAGACGAGGTGAAGAAGCTAAAGGCAGAGATTGATGCTAAAGAGGAGCAGTTAGTTCAGCTAAAGACTGAGACGTCTGGTACTTCTGGGTTACTGCAGCAGGAGATTGATGCTCTAAATGAGCAGATAAAAAGCATCTCTGCTTCTCTGGAGACTGCTGAGAACCACGTTAGAGCCAGAGAAGAACTCTTGGCCAAGCAAGAACAGGAAAGTGCTCAGCAGATCGAAGAACTAAGGAACCACAGAACCGTTCTTGACCATGAGGTGAATCAACTAAAGCAAGACATTAAATCTAAAGAGGATGAAGTCCAAACATTGAAAGCTGATCACGGCAAAGAGTCAGAGGCACTAAACGGTGAAATGCAAGCTCTAAAGAATCAAATTCAATGTTTGAATGAAACACTCAAGTCTGCAACAGACAAAGTGCTGGCTAAAGAAAACCTGCTGGCTCAGAAGGAGATGGAAATTTCCCAGCAGAGAGATTCTCTTCAGAACCTCGTGGCCTCTTCTGGAGAGGAGAAGCAAAGACTCAGAGAAGAGGTGCAGGCCAGAGATGAACAACTTATTCTATGGAAAAGTCAAAGTTCTGAACAGACCGAGGTTCTGCACCAAGAGATAAATGAATTAAAGTCTCAGGTTGAAGGTCTTAGTTCCTCTCTGAGGACAGCTAAGGAGAACTTGCAGTCCAAAGAAAATCAGCTTGCAGAAGAACAGCAACAGAGCACTCAGCACAAAGAGGCCCTTCAGAGACAAATGGCTGCGTCTGAAGATGAGGTGAAAAAGCTAAAAGCAGAGATTGACGCTAAAGAGGAGCAGATGGTTCAGCTAAAGACTGAGACGTCTACTAAATCTGGGTTACTGCAGCAGGAGATCGAAGCTCTAAATGAGCAGATAAAAAGCATCTCTGCTTCTCTGGAGACTGCTGAGAACCAAATTAAAGTCAGAGAAGAACTCTTGGCCAAGCAAGAACAGGAAAGTGCTCAGCAGATCGAAGAACTAAGGAAACACAGAACCGTTCTTGACCATGAGGTGAATCAACTAAAGCAAGACATCAAATCTAAAGAGGACGAAGTCCAAACATTGAAAGCTGATCACTGCAAGGAGTCAGAGACTCTGAAAGACGAGATGCAAACTCTGAAGAATCAAGTTCAATGTTTGAGCGACTCTCTGAAGTCTGCAACAGATCAGGTACTGGCTAAAGAAAACCTGCTGGCTCAGAAAGAGATGGAGATTTCTCAGGAGAAAGATTCACTTCAGAACATGAGGGCAGCTTTTGAAGAAGAAACAACAAGATTGAGAGAGGAGATCCAGGCTAAAGAGGAACAACTTATCAGCCTGAAAGAAGAGGGTTCCATACAGTCAGAAAGGCTAGAGCAAGAAATTAAAGGTTTACAAACACAGCTTGGTGATATGGCCAAATCAGTGGAAACAGCTGAGGAAAATCTTCAGACTCAGATGGAGGTGCTAAATAAACAGCAGCAGGACAGTGCTGGTCAGAAGGAGCTTCTCCAGGAGCGGCTGTCTGCTTCCCAGGAAGAAACCAGGAAGATGAGAAGCGAGATCCAATCTAAGGAAGAGCAGATGGAGCTGCTGAAGACTGAAAATGCAGAGCAGGTGAACTTGTTGCGTCAAGAAATCCAGAGTTTAAATAAGCAGGTGGAAACTCTCCGTTCCTCAATGAGGAGCGCAGAGGAAGAAGTCTGCTCCCGGGAAGATCTTTTGGCTAAGCAACGTCAAGAAAACGCGGAACAGAGTCTGGAGCTCCAGAGCTTACAGGAGAATGtccatcaattaaaaaaacagctggaacAACTACACTCACACGAAGAGGAGATCGAGAGGTTAAGAGAGTCCCAGGCTGAGAAGGGAAACGAGCTCCTTGAAGCTGAAAACAAGCTTCAGGTTCTGCAGACAGAGTTGTCAGAAGCCAAGATGCTCATCGCGGACAGAGACCAGCATCTAAACACGCTGAGACAGGAACTTGAGCTTCAAGTTAACTTGTTGCATAAAGCAAAAGGAGAAGCCGAGGCCAGGGAGGAAGTCATGGCTGAGATAAAAGAGGAGAACTCCAGGCAGAAGGTGGTTCTCCAAAATGAGATCAAGGGGCTCAAAGGAGAATTGGAAACAATTTCTCAAAAGCTTTGTGCTAAAGAGCAGACGTTGATTGAAACCCAGCAAGAGTCCGAGAAGCAGGTGAGCAatctccagcagcagcttttactGGTAAAGGCAGACCTTAACCATCAAAAAGAGGCTCTAATCGCAAGCCTAGGAACAAAGGACGCCATGCAGGACTTGCAGTTGACCACGTTGAAGGAAAAAGAGGCTCTTTTTCAAGAAAAAGAAGCGCTCATGTCCAAGCTGGTCCAAGCAGAGGTGGACCAAAAAGCTCTGGAGAACCAGATCAAAGCCATAATCCTGGAGAAAGACGGACTTGCACAAGCCAACCAGGCcatggagagagagagtaacGCCTCTCGTAAATTGGAGGCCGTGCTGCAGAAAGAGGTTCAAATTCTGAAAATGGAGAAAGAGCAACTTTTgaagcagagagaaaagatgGAGGACTTTGAGCTCGTCAAGAGAGAGCTGGAACAACAACTTGCAGCAAAAACCGAGGCTGTTGACCACTACAAGGCTCAGGTCAGTGCAGTGGCACTccttaaaatgctaaaattacATGTAAATTATGTTGTCGTTTGGTGTCTTACAAATGTGTCCGTCTCATCATCTCAATCCCACAGGTGGAGCGAGCTGTGAGCCACTACAACAGCAAGAAACAACTTCTCCAGAAAAGTGAGGAGGAAAACCTGGAGCTCAAACAGGCTTTAGAGCTTAAAGACAACGAATTCAAAGCTATTCTCACGGAACATAAGGTGCTCCAGCTTGACTTGGAGAAAATCCAGACCAATGAGAAAAGGCTCAAGGCTCAGGTGGCCAGTTTAGAGGCACAGGTTGGTACTGTACATtcagataaaataccaaaatattATCACATGGTGCTTTTGCATCAAGTATCTTGTGTTCTAACATTTATCATGATGTCTTTCTTTAGGTGGTCTATGCTGATCAAGTCCTTAGAGCACAAAATAAGATCCATGGTAATGGAGGTGGTGTGACGGACTCGGCTTATCCAGAGGGTCCCAGGACACACTCTCATGTTGGCGCTACAGTGCAGGTGAAGAGGTCCATGAGCTCTGACAGCCTGGATCAAAGTTCGCTGGACGATTCTCTGAACAGTACAAGGTAAGGCCTAAATAAGGAGTACTCGTTATCTCTGATTAGCCAAATCGCTCCTTGATTTAAAAATCTTgccccaacagttttttttttttgtcttgctgACTGAGCActcattcaaaaaataaactgtggCCATTTTTCTACCATTTAGTCTCTAGACAGCGCTACATTTATGTTGAACTGTACAGGTGGTTCTTACACTGGGTCTAAAATGCCAAACGAGCAATGAAAAGTGCTGTTTTTATGAATTTTACAAGCAAAAGTTACACATGTTCAAGGGTTCTAGATGTTAAAATCAAGGTGTACTAAATTAGCTCAGATGCTACAAAAGCATCACATTGTTTCATCCTGTGATACCTAAAGATGAGACTGAGACCAAGCTAGTATTTAAGAATTGCAGTAATActttagaaaacattttcacatttttgtccgTTTGAGTATAGACACTTGAATCTAGAAAGATTTCATTTTGTAAGGGACAATGTGAAGGAACCCTCTTACAGATTGTTCTGTTTAGTTCTTTAAAATATGTTGAgggtcattttttaaaatttactttttaatctttttatagATTCCTGCATAGATGTGGGTAAAAATACTTGAGTTAAAAGTGTACAACCAGCAAGAAGAAATATAATACCTGCCCCTCCAGTCTGTGCTGCTGTTCATTTGTGAATAACAAGGGATCAAATTCTATGACTgacacttctgttttttttttttgcttttgttttttttaaataatttccagGAAACTGTCTGCACCTGGTGAATCGAGCACACCGCTGGTTCGAAGCTCTGAACGTTTAGCAGCCAAACGTCGGGGCCTTCAGGCAGAGTCTCTGGAAACGCTCTACTTTACCCCAATTAACACCAGGCGGACTAAAAGGCAAGTTTAAAAGTCACTATATGGCATATTTTTATAGTTCTTTTAAACTCTTCATGAGAAAATAGGCATTTTCAGAGAATGCAATATACTGATTACACTTGAATGAGAAAcacttgatttatttttccctattaaaaaaatcctaatattgaataaatgttatctgctgaacaaaaaaaaagatttaaaatgcagcaaataaaacaaagtagacACAATTATTGTAGATCTGTATAGAGGTATTAGACATATGCCCTATTAAAAAGCGTACAGCTTCCTAACTTTatcactaaaatgttttctgttttgctttcagCCAATTCCCAGCAACAAAAGTGACTTTCTTTGAAAATACGTGTTGTATTTAGCCAGGTTTAATGAATGTGTGTcccctagttttttttttttttttttttttttgatgaaaacgtcactggatgtttttgcttttactgccattattaaaatgaaagtgAAGAGGCTTTCGTTTAAGAAGATATGCAGTTGTCAGTGAAAGCTCctcctaaacaaaacaaaaaaactacaaaatgtcCATCAGCACCATGAGGGCCAAATTTATACCATTCTTGAACTGCAGTTACAATTGTTGCTGGTATTTAATTTAAGCTTTGGTGACTCGCTTGGCTCGACACTACTGGTTTGaatctgtataaataaatagcgtaagaaaataaatggatttGTTTGTCGTTCCTAGGTCCAGTGACGAGTCTGACGTGGAGCTGAACTCGACCCATAAAAATCCAACTTCATCTATCAAACGACGCAGAACAACACAGGTCATAAACATCACCATGTCCAAGGTAGAGAGAACCTCTTTGCCCTTAGACATGCTTTCCTCCCTGAGATGCTGCTCTAGTTCTGAGTCTGTTGCGTGTTTTCCATCTCTAGAAAACGCCAGGCCACGGCGAGGCCGACGAGACCTTTTACAGCTTGCATTCAGCTCGCTCACAACCAAACCTCAACGGTGCTCACTTTGCACAACCCATGTCCATGGAGGTGTTTAATACACCGGCTGGAAAGGCCAGTGCTGCCAGCGATCAGCTGATTGGTCTTCCAGGCTACAGACGGAGCACTGTCCACACACACAGTAAGTTCATTTCTTGCTTTATTTAGAAAATCAGAACCATATAGTGTTGGACAGGCTGTAATTTTGGATGGTGTTCTTAAGCATGCATCTAACCAAGTCTCCGGTCTCTGCTCGCTTCCAGCTGCTAGTACCTTCTGTGTGGGAGCAGAGAACGAGCCTGATGGTGGACCTGAGGACTGGCTGAGGATCGCAGAGCTGCAGGCCAGGAACAAGGCCTGCCTCCCGCATCTGAAGAGCAGCTACCCTGTGGAGTCAGAGGTGAGGAAAAAAGCAAATGATCCGCCTGCAGCAGCCTTTGAGATGGTTGGAGAAGTAAACTACATGTCTGTAGCGAGTAGTTTTCTCCTAAGATTCCTCTTGGTTTATCCCTGTAGACTGGCCAGGGCAGTGCATTAACTTTCACAGACGAAGAGCTCCGCACTGGAGATCCCTCTGATACAATCAGGCGGGCGTCCATGATGCCGGGCCAACTGCAGGACTCCCTGGTCTCCCATCGCCACTCCCTCATGGCGGCTCAGACGGGTGTTGCTACTCGTTCCCATCGTCTGTCCTTGATGCCCGGCCAGCTGCCTGCAAGACCAGCCCTCTCCTCTCAGCTGAAAAGCCCAAAGGGCTCCAAGCACTCTTCATCCAGCTTGTCTGTTCACCAGACTTCTGTTGAGGTGGGTGTAGAATGCATGTTATTAAAATTTACATTACTTGGTGATCTAGCTCAGTGCTGTTTAAAGTCAGTCTTCAAGGGCTGCTATCAGCCTAGTTTTAGATTCCCTGGTCTCAACACGAATCAAATAAATGGGTCATTAGCAGACTCCCTCGGGACCTGAATCTGCTGTTGGTGGCAGGAACACGCCTAAAACAAACAGGGCTGTGGCTTAATCTGATCTAGCTTGTCTGAAGTGCAAAAAGAAACTACAAAAATGCGCCCTTCTGAAACAGAAGCAAGAAGAATAACCGggtaataaaaacaagttaaaatgtttttgcaatCAAAGTTCAAGATTGTTGTAAACCTGCTAGATAATTATAGAAAATGACCGATTTAGTGAAAATGAACAACACTGTAGCTTAATAAATTTTAGAcatagacagctttatttgtc from Fundulus heteroclitus isolate FHET01 chromosome 18, MU-UCD_Fhet_4.1, whole genome shotgun sequence encodes the following:
- the numa1 gene encoding nuclear mitotic apparatus protein 1 isoform X2 — translated: MTNLGVKALLSWVNSIKLSNRVERIDDLQDGAVLVELISVLKKEPVPSLSSSSEDWFGLIEEFLARECRFNPTKGTPISWDSIRRGNNLTVEIAKVLVLLVYYDMMNERCTLNTLDCEAEHELAKLTLSFVMESEGCVYLNKRLEPYLAKKYLSVSREVFDQTATTSTSSVSSPSTHSDDDSPVFLRTQKVSFVDLETVASSSVSKSPLVEVMNTPKFQMRKMQRQILKEREYRDGLEKELANTLTLMAQKESHISQLQYRLDKLKTAQGDQEETITEQIRELEAKNDSLQMRLNELLKENKDLKNTSVDMERKVDELTGENGELTFQMRAVCSKLAIFEAENGQLTQAQASAEEEWRNKTSHLQSELNQATTQKELLSEQIQILHGKISCLEEELRKATKEEFGENMGPVMEREMLETEIESLRDELQSTICSLKQAEEQIQTLTHKLAECEEEIAQYKELLKQQKSQTEEVIQAKDELLDKMRRDLEEQRRVLEQEICDLKLQREQIEHLKTEEVTRLQQHITACEQELITLKDIKKENDDLLHQADVKVKDLEMKLVAATALLADKDQHISKLQEEVDLFAEQRKSSKDEIQAKQDALDRLLEEKLHEEELLNNKIQTLTVSMEDLNASLKRAEQETQLKQDLLAKTQQETAQERNILQQQILSCQEDVQRLQGEILERNEQLVLVNNANTQHSESLQQEISSLKVQIESLNDALRKAEEQVLTQQGLLTKLQEESRHRAELLQQQLSASEEEVKALKESIQAKEDQMLLMKTESSEESNRLHQEVTDLKTRVECLNSSLKTAEENFQSKENQFAEQHQQSIHQIETLQRQVVASQDEIKKLEAEIDAREEQMVQLKTETSTKSVLLQQEIQALNEQIKSISASLETAENQIKAREELLTKQEQESAQQIEELRNHRTVLEDDLNQLKQDIKSKEDEVQTLKADHCKESGTLKDEMHTLKNQVQCLSDSLKSATDQMLAKENLLAQKEMEISQEKDSLQNMRAAFEEETTRLREEIQAKEEQMSFLKHQSSEQTDLFHNEIKDLKSQVECLSTSLRAAEEKLQFKENQFVEQQQQSIQQMEAVRMQMAASEDEVKKLKAEIDAKEEQLVQLKTETSGTSGLLQQEIDALNEQIKSISASLETAENHVRAREELLAKQEQESAQQIEELRNHRTVLDHEVNQLKQDIKSKEDEVQTLKADHGKESEALNGEMQALKNQIQCLNETLKSATDKVLAKENLLAQKEMEISQQRDSLQNLVASSGEEKQRLREEVQARDEQLILWKSQSSEQTEVLHQEINELKSQVEGLSSSLRTAKENLQSKENQLAEEQQQSTQHKEALQRQMAASEDEVKKLKAEIDAKEEQMVQLKTETSTKSGLLQQEIEALNEQIKSISASLETAENQIKVREELLAKQEQESAQQIEELRKHRTVLDHEVNQLKQDIKSKEDEVQTLKADHCKESETLKDEMQTLKNQVQCLSDSLKSATDQVLAKENLLAQKEMEISQEKDSLQNMRAAFEEETTRLREEIQAKEEQLISLKEEGSIQSERLEQEIKGLQTQLGDMAKSVETAEENLQTQMEVLNKQQQDSAGQKELLQERLSASQEETRKMRSEIQSKEEQMELLKTENAEQVNLLRQEIQSLNKQVETLRSSMRSAEEEVCSREDLLAKQRQENAEQSLELQSLQENVHQLKKQLEQLHSHEEEIERLRESQAEKGNELLEAENKLQVLQTELSEAKMLIADRDQHLNTLRQELELQVNLLHKAKGEAEAREEVMAEIKEENSRQKVVLQNEIKGLKGELETISQKLCAKEQTLIETQQESEKQVSNLQQQLLLVKADLNHQKEALIASLGTKDAMQDLQLTTLKEKEALFQEKEALMSKLVQAEVDQKALENQIKAIILEKDGLAQANQAMERESNASRKLEAVLQKEVQILKMEKEQLLKQREKMEDFELVKRELEQQLAAKTEAVDHYKAQVERAVSHYNSKKQLLQKSEEENLELKQALELKDNEFKAILTEHKVLQLDLEKIQTNEKRLKAQVASLEAQVVYADQVLRAQNKIHGNGGGVTDSAYPEGPRTHSHVGATVQVKRSMSSDSLDQSSLDDSLNSTRKLSAPGESSTPLVRSSERLAAKRRGLQAESLETLYFTPINTRRTKRSSDESDVELNSTHKNPTSSIKRRRTTQVINITMSKKTPGHGEADETFYSLHSARSQPNLNGAHFAQPMSMEVFNTPAGKASAASDQLIGLPGYRRSTVHTHTSTFCVGAENEPDGGPEDWLRIAELQARNKACLPHLKSSYPVESETGQGSALTFTDEELRTGDPSDTIRRASMMPGQLQDSLVSHRHSLMAAQTGVATRSHRLSLMPGQLPARPALSSQLKSPKGSKHSSSSLSVHQTSVEKKTRASCFPRPLTPKNKNVSSGPSSTYLQPALSPAGRRESMMFTIENTPKSNNYLKKGLNKLRNSTRKSPGKALKKSPSQKNARKGQENSPSVNSRATVGRAAKAGSFKSPQVVANGQRGSKTTSRSAKSPGLTASARKEQVLLKENIV